A stretch of the Egibacteraceae bacterium genome encodes the following:
- a CDS encoding response regulator transcription factor — MAEPIRVLVVDDHPVVRQGLRAFLSSRDDMEVVAEAADGEEAVRKLRHLRPDVALVDLVMPGTGGLQVLERAAELELPTRIIVLTSFAETDQVVPAVRAGAAGYLLKDAEPRELEDAIRAVHRGEALLHPRAAGAVMREVAAPRPAPLADLTPREREVLVRLARGLTNRLIARELGVTEKTVKTHVSHVLAKLGVTDRTQAALYALRAGLAETSGRDGPRS, encoded by the coding sequence GTGGCTGAGCCGATCCGCGTGCTCGTCGTCGACGACCACCCGGTGGTGCGCCAGGGGCTGCGCGCGTTCCTGTCGTCCCGTGACGACATGGAGGTCGTCGCCGAGGCAGCCGACGGCGAGGAAGCGGTCCGCAAGCTCCGCCACCTGCGGCCCGACGTCGCCCTCGTCGATCTCGTGATGCCCGGCACCGGCGGCCTGCAGGTCCTCGAACGCGCAGCCGAGCTCGAGCTGCCCACCCGCATCATCGTGCTGACGAGCTTCGCGGAGACCGACCAGGTCGTCCCGGCCGTGCGCGCCGGGGCCGCGGGGTACCTGCTGAAGGACGCCGAGCCCCGGGAGCTCGAGGATGCCATCCGTGCGGTCCACCGGGGGGAGGCCCTGCTGCATCCGCGCGCGGCGGGTGCGGTCATGCGGGAGGTGGCCGCGCCCCGGCCTGCGCCGCTCGCCGACCTCACGCCGCGCGAGCGGGAGGTGCTCGTCCGACTCGCGCGGGGACTCACCAACCGGCTCATCGCCCGCGAGCTCGGCGTCACGGAGAAGACGGTGAAGACCCACGTCTCCCACGTTCTCGCCAAGCTCGGCGTCACCGACCGGACCCAGGCCGCCCTCTATGCGTTGCGCGCCGGCCTCGCCGAGACGAGTGGGCGCGACGGCCCGCGCTCCTGA